In one Dama dama isolate Ldn47 chromosome 5, ASM3311817v1, whole genome shotgun sequence genomic region, the following are encoded:
- the LOC133055790 gene encoding large ribosomal subunit protein mL52-like: MAALGILLSTGVQRLHCGAAAWAGSQCQLRQGLAANPSGYGPLMELPNWSYADGRPAPPMKGQLRRKAQREKFARGVVLLSQEMDAGLQAWQLRQQEKLQEEKKEAAECS; this comes from the coding sequence ATGGCTGCTTTGGGTATACTGCTCTCTACAGGTGTCCAGAGACTGCACTGCGGTGCTGCGGCTTGGGCAGGCAGCCAGTGTCAACTCAGGCAGGGCCTTGCTGCCAACCCCTCCGGCTATGGGCCCCTTATGGAGCTCCCAAACTGGTCGTACGCGGATGGCCGCCCTGCTCCTCCAATGAAAGGCCAGCTTCGAAGAAAAGCCCAAAGGGAAAAGTTTGCGAGAGGAGTTGTACTGCTGTCACAGGAAATGGATGCTGGATTACAGGCATGGCAGCTCAGACAGCAGGAGAAGttgcaggaagaaaaaaaggaagcagcaGAATGCTCTTAA